From a region of the Arachis ipaensis cultivar K30076 chromosome B09, Araip1.1, whole genome shotgun sequence genome:
- the LOC107619494 gene encoding uncharacterized protein LOC107619494 isoform X2, translated as MDSIIMKSSFPAVLLSRKPQIRALSKVSIKAPPASFDYREEIGQESKAAIAEWHPELLDLAENGSLVLVQKKRFGPVPSWRTEFVEPEEIWLVGTNHVSQGSAVEVERVVRCLRPDNVVVELCRSRAGIMYASGNDDDVDEVGKFRSNMFSLTGTGFFGAVGRSINLGGQTALALRLLLAAFSSKISSDINRPFGDELQRAWKALKWSQKLSLVTSVIRGIASSTSDISANKLQEASSEDGTFQLYEQLGFTYPSLLPPLIHERDVYLAWSLKRSKAVNNCKSVVGVIGKGHMNGVIYALLSDTGNLRFRDLVGTRDSNYQWILDLVKGLIRDTAIGLLLWALYQFIYHTT; from the exons ATGGACTCCATTATTATGAAATCAAGCTTCCCTGCAGTACTCCTCTCAAGAAAACCTCAAATCAGAGCATTGAGTAAGGTTTCGATCAAAGCCCCGCCTGCCAGTTTCGATTACAGGGAAGAGATTGGTCAAGAGTCGAAAGCAGCCATAGCTGAATGGCACCCTGAGTTGCTTGACTTGGCTGAGAATGGGAGCTTGGTTTTGGTGCAGAAGAAGAGGTTTGGCCCTGTCCCTTCTTGGAGGACTGAGTTCGTGGAACCCGAGGAGATTTGGCTGGTCGGAACCAACCATGTTTCGCAGGGGTCCGCCGTGGAGGTAGAGCGTGTGGTGCGGTGTCTCAGACCAGATAATGTGGTTGTAGAACTCTGTAGAAGCAG AGCTGGGATCATGTATGCATCTGGCAATGATGATGACGTTGATGAAGTAGGCAAGTTCAGATCAAACATGTTCTCTTTGACTGGCACTGGCTTCTTTGGAGCTGTTGGTCGCAGCATAAACTTGG GTGGTCAAACTGCTTTGGCATTGCGATTGCTTCTGGCTGCTTTCTCATCCAAGATCTCTTCAGATATTAACCGCCCTTTTGGTGATGAG CTACAGAGAGCATGGAAGGCTTTAAAATGGAGTCAGAAACTAAGTTTAGTCACCTCGGTTATTCGTGGGATAGCTTCTTCTACTTCTGACATTTCTGCAAATAAGCTTCAG GAAGCAAGTTCAGAGGATGGTACATTTCAACTTTATGAGCAACTAGGTTTTACATACCCATCACTATTGCCGCCTCTCATACATGAAAGAGATGTT TATCTTGCATGGTCATTGAAGCGAAGCAAAGCTGTGAACAATTGTAAAAGCGTGGTGGGTGTTATTGGAAAAGGGCACATGAATGGTGTAATATACGCACTCTTATCTGATACAGGCAATTTGAGGTTTCGAGATCTTGTTGGCACAAGAGATTCCAATTATCAATGGATTCTTGACCTTGTTAAGGGTTTAATCAGGGACACAGCCATTGGTCTTCTCTTATGGGCCTTATATCAATTCATATATCACACAACATAA
- the LOC107618150 gene encoding serine/arginine-rich splicing factor RS40 isoform X2: protein MEDDRDAEAAIRALDRIEFGRKGRRLRVEWTKHERGIRRPASSRRSANGRPSKTLFVINFDTYHTRTRDLERHFEPYGKITSVRIRRNFAFVQYESEDDASRALEATNMSKLLDRVISVEFAVKDDDDRRGGHSPGRGHDRQRDRSRDGRRSPSPYHRERGSPDYGRGPSPYKRERGSPDYGRGRSRSRSHSPLRREQQVSPAYGRRSASPYGRQRDGPDPSRGSSRSPYHKERGRADHGISPSHSPDGRETSPQNGRGPSRSPYDTQKASPVNGPETRDSPDGKGNPSPYNGYKGSPGSPNTGPEPRDSPNYSGPESPMHEAYHSQSPPAEE from the exons ATGGAAGATGACAGAGATGCTGAGGCTGCAATTCGTGCCCTCGATCGTATTGAATTTGGTCGGAAGGGTCGCAGGCTTCGTGTTGAATGGACAAAG CATGAGCGTGGCATCAGAAGACCTGCTAGTTCAAGAAGATCAGCTAATGGGAGGCCATCAAAGACCTTATTTGTTATTAATTTTGATACATACCATACCAGAACAAGGGACTTGGAGCGGCACTTTGAGCCATATGGTAAGATAACCAGTGTGAGGATCAGAAGGAATTTTGCTTTTGTTCAGTATGAATCAGAGGATGATGCTAGCAGAGCACTGGAAGCTACAAATATGAG CAAGTTATTGGATCGGGTTATTTCAGTTGAGTTTGCTGTTAAAGATGATGACGACAGGCGAGGTGGACATAGTCCTGGGAGAGGTCATGATCGTCAGCGTGACAGGAGCCGTGATGGAAGGCGGTCACCCAGTCCATATCACAGAGAAAGGGGTAGCCCTGATTATGGCCGTGGGCCTAGTCCATATAAGAGGGAAAGGGGCAGTCCTGACTATGGCCGAGGCCGCAGCCGTAGTCGTAGCCATAGTCCCCTTCGAAGAGAGCAGCAAGTTAGTCCTGCTTATGGGCGTAGAAGCGCTAGTCCATATGGAAGACAGAGGGATGGCCCTGATCCTTCCCGTGGGTCTAGCAGAAGCCCTTACCACAAAGAGCGTGGGAGAGCTGACCATGGAATCTCTCCTTCCCATAGTCCTGATGGAAGGGAGACAAGCCCCCAAAATGGCCGTGGTCCTAGTCGAAGTCCTTATGATACTCAGAAGGCTAGCCCTGTAAATGGCCCCGAGACCAGGGATAGTCCCGATGGAAAAGGGAACCCTAGCCCTTACAATGGTTAtaaaggaagcccaggaagcccAAACACGGGGCCTGAACCAAGGGATAGCCCCAACTATAGTGGTCCTGAAAGTCCCATGCATGAAGCATATCACAG TCAGTCGCCCCCTGCAGAAGAATGA
- the LOC107619494 gene encoding traB domain-containing protein isoform X1, which translates to MDSIIMKSSFPAVLLSRKPQIRALSKVSIKAPPASFDYREEIGQESKAAIAEWHPELLDLAENGSLVLVQKKRFGPVPSWRTEFVEPEEIWLVGTNHVSQGSAVEVERVVRCLRPDNVVVELCRSRAGIMYASGNDDDVDEVGKFRSNMFSLTGTGFFGAVGRSINLGGQTALALRLLLAAFSSKISSDINRPFGDEFRAARKASEQVGAQIVLGDRPIEITLQRAWKALKWSQKLSLVTSVIRGIASSTSDISANKLQEASSEDGTFQLYEQLGFTYPSLLPPLIHERDVYLAWSLKRSKAVNNCKSVVGVIGKGHMNGVIYALLSDTGNLRFRDLVGTRDSNYQWILDLVKGLIRDTAIGLLLWALYQFIYHTT; encoded by the exons ATGGACTCCATTATTATGAAATCAAGCTTCCCTGCAGTACTCCTCTCAAGAAAACCTCAAATCAGAGCATTGAGTAAGGTTTCGATCAAAGCCCCGCCTGCCAGTTTCGATTACAGGGAAGAGATTGGTCAAGAGTCGAAAGCAGCCATAGCTGAATGGCACCCTGAGTTGCTTGACTTGGCTGAGAATGGGAGCTTGGTTTTGGTGCAGAAGAAGAGGTTTGGCCCTGTCCCTTCTTGGAGGACTGAGTTCGTGGAACCCGAGGAGATTTGGCTGGTCGGAACCAACCATGTTTCGCAGGGGTCCGCCGTGGAGGTAGAGCGTGTGGTGCGGTGTCTCAGACCAGATAATGTGGTTGTAGAACTCTGTAGAAGCAG AGCTGGGATCATGTATGCATCTGGCAATGATGATGACGTTGATGAAGTAGGCAAGTTCAGATCAAACATGTTCTCTTTGACTGGCACTGGCTTCTTTGGAGCTGTTGGTCGCAGCATAAACTTGG GTGGTCAAACTGCTTTGGCATTGCGATTGCTTCTGGCTGCTTTCTCATCCAAGATCTCTTCAGATATTAACCGCCCTTTTGGTGATGAG TTCCGTGCTGCTCGAAAAGCTTCTGAGCAAGTTGGTGCACAGATTGTTTTGGGAGATCGTCCCATTGAAATAACA CTACAGAGAGCATGGAAGGCTTTAAAATGGAGTCAGAAACTAAGTTTAGTCACCTCGGTTATTCGTGGGATAGCTTCTTCTACTTCTGACATTTCTGCAAATAAGCTTCAG GAAGCAAGTTCAGAGGATGGTACATTTCAACTTTATGAGCAACTAGGTTTTACATACCCATCACTATTGCCGCCTCTCATACATGAAAGAGATGTT TATCTTGCATGGTCATTGAAGCGAAGCAAAGCTGTGAACAATTGTAAAAGCGTGGTGGGTGTTATTGGAAAAGGGCACATGAATGGTGTAATATACGCACTCTTATCTGATACAGGCAATTTGAGGTTTCGAGATCTTGTTGGCACAAGAGATTCCAATTATCAATGGATTCTTGACCTTGTTAAGGGTTTAATCAGGGACACAGCCATTGGTCTTCTCTTATGGGCCTTATATCAATTCATATATCACACAACATAA
- the LOC107618150 gene encoding serine/arginine-rich splicing factor RS40 isoform X1: protein MRPIFCGNFEYDARQSELERLFKRYGKVDRVDMKSGFAFIYMEDDRDAEAAIRALDRIEFGRKGRRLRVEWTKHERGIRRPASSRRSANGRPSKTLFVINFDTYHTRTRDLERHFEPYGKITSVRIRRNFAFVQYESEDDASRALEATNMSKLLDRVISVEFAVKDDDDRRGGHSPGRGHDRQRDRSRDGRRSPSPYHRERGSPDYGRGPSPYKRERGSPDYGRGRSRSRSHSPLRREQQVSPAYGRRSASPYGRQRDGPDPSRGSSRSPYHKERGRADHGISPSHSPDGRETSPQNGRGPSRSPYDTQKASPVNGPETRDSPDGKGNPSPYNGYKGSPGSPNTGPEPRDSPNYSGPESPMHEAYHSQSPPAEE, encoded by the exons ATGAGGCCTATCTTCTGTGGAAATTTTGAATATGATGCCCGGCAGTCTGAGCTGGAGCGGCTTTTTAAGCGATATGGGAAGGTTGATAGGGTGGATATGAAGTCTG GATTTGCTTTTATTTATATGGAAGATGACAGAGATGCTGAGGCTGCAATTCGTGCCCTCGATCGTATTGAATTTGGTCGGAAGGGTCGCAGGCTTCGTGTTGAATGGACAAAG CATGAGCGTGGCATCAGAAGACCTGCTAGTTCAAGAAGATCAGCTAATGGGAGGCCATCAAAGACCTTATTTGTTATTAATTTTGATACATACCATACCAGAACAAGGGACTTGGAGCGGCACTTTGAGCCATATGGTAAGATAACCAGTGTGAGGATCAGAAGGAATTTTGCTTTTGTTCAGTATGAATCAGAGGATGATGCTAGCAGAGCACTGGAAGCTACAAATATGAG CAAGTTATTGGATCGGGTTATTTCAGTTGAGTTTGCTGTTAAAGATGATGACGACAGGCGAGGTGGACATAGTCCTGGGAGAGGTCATGATCGTCAGCGTGACAGGAGCCGTGATGGAAGGCGGTCACCCAGTCCATATCACAGAGAAAGGGGTAGCCCTGATTATGGCCGTGGGCCTAGTCCATATAAGAGGGAAAGGGGCAGTCCTGACTATGGCCGAGGCCGCAGCCGTAGTCGTAGCCATAGTCCCCTTCGAAGAGAGCAGCAAGTTAGTCCTGCTTATGGGCGTAGAAGCGCTAGTCCATATGGAAGACAGAGGGATGGCCCTGATCCTTCCCGTGGGTCTAGCAGAAGCCCTTACCACAAAGAGCGTGGGAGAGCTGACCATGGAATCTCTCCTTCCCATAGTCCTGATGGAAGGGAGACAAGCCCCCAAAATGGCCGTGGTCCTAGTCGAAGTCCTTATGATACTCAGAAGGCTAGCCCTGTAAATGGCCCCGAGACCAGGGATAGTCCCGATGGAAAAGGGAACCCTAGCCCTTACAATGGTTAtaaaggaagcccaggaagcccAAACACGGGGCCTGAACCAAGGGATAGCCCCAACTATAGTGGTCCTGAAAGTCCCATGCATGAAGCATATCACAG TCAGTCGCCCCCTGCAGAAGAATGA